One segment of Anastrepha obliqua isolate idAnaObli1 chromosome 3, idAnaObli1_1.0, whole genome shotgun sequence DNA contains the following:
- the LOC129241986 gene encoding uncharacterized protein LOC129241986 encodes MPKRSDLGRKSRNTRNRAARRNEETAEQRSQHNEQSRQRMDRSRSAHSNEKRETRNNNDRERMRRNRAVQGQQNTNMNQRIRRQRSIVQNLNGAAFAYNNLYDYSLHNSVVIGTMTDVCKHCKALKFQNETDGLCCSGGKVKLPELKLPPEPLRSFVSGTTPLSRHFLDKIQTYNSCFQMTSFGASKIITDNFMPTFKIQGQIYHQVGSLLPFADANYEFLQIYFIGNTEDEIDRRCTIATNARRAIVGELTEFFHAHNLLVRLFKTAMDRMPSDNHKIVIRPDKVPVGEHSRRFNAPTIDDVAIVIVGQDFQKRDIVLHRRTNELTRVSETHRCYDALQYPILFWEGEDGYHFNIKMINPATGAQTNKKVSAMNYYSYRLMIRENEESHILKCRRLFHQFVVDMYAKIETERLNYIKFNQTKLRSEEYIHLRDAVNNDGNVNDIGRMIILPATYTGSPRHMHEYAQDAMAYVRAYGRPDLFITFTCNPQWSEIKDHLFPGQSPIDRHDLTARIFKQKLKSLMDFIVKHRVFGEVRCYMYSVEWQKRGLPHAHILIWLVDKITPDQIDSVISAEIPDQMIDPDLFEVVTKNMIHGPCGALNLNSPCMIDGKCSKRYPRALISDTVTGDDGYPAYRRRSTDANGKSTIIKMRNQNVEVDNRWIVPYCPLLSKTFKAHINVEYCNSVKSIKYICKYVNKGSDMAVFGAVQNDNDEIKKYQMGRYISSNEAIWRIFSFPIHERHPTVVHLAVHLENGQRVYFTPENAALRATSAPITTLTAFFHLCQSDNFARTLLYAEVPQYFTWDKSRITFQRRKQGKPVQGHPNVFSTDALGRIYTVHPNNAECFYLRLLLVNVRGPTSFQALRTINGELCATYREACQKLNLLEDDKHWEDTLAVSAVIASPHQIRTLFSIIIAMCSPSNPLELWNNFKDYMADDILNQMRRATANYELEFNLEIYNEALIRINDICLSMSNKSLVQLGMPAANRPVHDMFNRELEREYHYDCNELNTFVTSNLTKLNDQQQHVYVTIMNNVSHGTGGLFFLDAPGGTGKTFLISLLLATIRSNNNVALALASSGIAATLLEGGRTAHSALKLPLNMQECYLKKLKKP; translated from the exons atgccgAAACGATCTGATCTTGGCCGTAAATCGCGCAATACACGTAATCGTGCTGCAAGGAGAAATGAAGAGACTGCAGAGCAACGAAGTCAGCATAATGAGCAAAGTAGACAACGTATGGACAGATCACGTTCTGCTCATTCGAATGAAAAACGGGAAACACGTAATAATAATGATCGTGAAAGAATGAGACGAAATCGTGCAGTGCAAGGTCAACAAAATACGAACATGAATCAGCGTATTAGGAGACAGAGGTCAATTGTACAAAATCTCAACGGAGCAGCGTTTGCATATAATAATTTGTATGATTATAGTTTGCACAATTCTGTTGTAATTGGAACCATGACTGATGTTTGCAAACATTGTAAGGcactgaaatttcaaaatgaaaCCGATGGTCTTTGTTGTTCCGGTGGAAAAGTTAAACTACCGGAATTAAAACTTCCCCCTGAACCATTACGTTCATTTGTATCGGGAACAACACCATTATCAAGGCATTTTTTGGACAAAATTCAAACGTATAATTCctgttttcaaatgacatcgtTTGGTGCTTCGAAAATAATCACAGATAATTTCATGCCAACATTCAAG ATTCAAGGACAAATTTACCATCAAGTCGGATCTTTATTACCATTCGCGGATGCAAATTAtgagtttttacaaatttattttattggtaaTACCGAAGATGAAATTGATCGACGCTGTACAATTGCCACTAATGCTCGACGAGCAATAGTTGGAGAACTGACAGAATTTTTCCATGCTCATAATTTATTGGTTCGATTGTTCAAAACAGCGATGGATCGAATGCCATCAgacaaccataaaattgtgattCGTCCAGACAAAGTACCTGTAGGCGAACACTCTAGACGATTCAATGCTCCCACTATCGACGATGTTGCAATTGTAATTGTTGGCCAAGATTTTCAAAAGCGTGATATTGTGCTTCATCGTAGAACAAACGAGCTAACACGTGTGTCTGAAACGCATCGTTGCTACGATGCTTTACAATATCCAATATTATTTTGGGAAGGCGAAGATGGCTatcatttcaatataaaaatgatAAACCCAGCTACag gcGCACAAACGAATAAAAAAGTTAGCGCTATGAATTATTATTCATATCGATTAATGATTCGTGAAAATGAAGAATCTCACATTCTGAAATGCAGAAGATTGTTCCACCAATTTGTCGtggatatgtatgcaaaaattgaGACCGAGCGCTTAAACTATATCAAATTCAACCAGACTAAGTTACGGTCCGAGGAATACATTCACTTACGGGATGCAGTGAATAACGATGGAAATGTGAATGACATCGGTAGAATGATCATATTACCAGCAACATATACTGGTAGCCCGCGACACATGCATGAATATGCACAGGATGCCATGGCGTATGTTCGCGCTTATGGGCGGCCGGATCTGTTTATTACTTTTACATGCAATCCGCAATGGAGTGAAATCAAAGACCATTTATTTCCTGGCCAATCCCCAATTGATCGACACGACCTAACTGCacgtattttcaaacaaaaactaaaatcacTTATGGACTTTATTGTCAAACATAGAGTGTTTGGAGAGGTGCGTTGTTATATGTATTCCGTTGAATGGCAAAAGCGGGGATTACCGCACGCACACATTTTGATTTGGTTGGTTGATAAAATTACACCGGATCAAATTGATAGTGTGATATCAGCTGAAATACCGGATCAAATGATTGATCCAGATTTGTTCGAAGTCGTCACAAAAAATATGATACATGGACCTTGCGGTGCATTGAATCTGAACTCTCCGTGCATGATTGATGGAAAATGTTCGAAGCGATACCCACGAGCATTAATTTCGGATACGGTCACAGGTGACGATGGATATCCGGCATATCGTCGTCGATCAACTGATGCCAATGGTAAATCAACGATAATTAAGATGAGAAATCAAAATGTTGAAGTTGACAATCGTTGGATTGTTCCATATTGTCCATTGTTGTCCAAAACATTCAAAGCGCATATTAACGTGGAATACTGTAATTCcgtaaaatcaattaaatacatttgcaaatatgtaaataaaggaAGCGATATGGCTGTATTCGGTGCAGTCCAAAATGACAACGAcgagattaaaaaatatcaaatgggGCGTTATATAAGCAGTAACGAAGCGATATGGCGAATTTTTTCATTCCCAATCCACGAAAGACATCCAACAGTCGTTCATTTAGCGGTTCACCTTGAAAATGGCCAACGCGTTTATTTTACTCCTGAAAATGCAGCGCTTAGAGCAACAAGTGCACCGATTACAACTTTGACTgccttttttcatttatgtcAATCGGACAattttgcaagaacattgctaTATGCAGAAGTGCCACAATATTTCACATGGGATAAATCCAGGATAACATTTCAAAGGCGAAAACAAGGCAAACCAGTTCAAGGTCATCCTAATGTGTTCTCAACAGATGCATTAGGACGCATTTATACAGTTCATCCAAATAATGCTGAGTGTTTTTACCTGCGATTGTTGTTAGTTAATGTTCGTGGCCCAACATCATTCCAAGCTTTAAGAACAATTAATGGTGAATTGTGCGCTACATATCGTGAAGcatgtcaaaaattaaatttgttggagGATGATAAGCATTGGGAAGATACGCTTGCCGTTTCAGCTGTAATAGCCAGTCCACATCAAATACGAACAttattttcgataataattgcAATGTGCTCCCCATCTAATCCATTGGAATTATGGAATAATTTCAAAGATTATATGGCAGATGATATTTTAAACCAAATGCGTCGAGCTACTGCAAATTATGAGTTGGAATTCAATTTGGAAATTTACAATGAAGCATTGATAAGGATTAACGACATTTGTTTGTCGATGTCAAACAAATCGTTAGTACAATTGGGCATGCCAGCAGCAAATCGTCCAGTGCATGATATGTTCAATCGAGAATTGGAGCGTGAATACCATTATGATTGTAATGAACTAAACACATTTGTAACATCAAATTTAACGAAATTGAATGACCAACAGCAACATGTTTATGTTACAATCATGAATAATGTTAGCCATGGAACTGGTGGATTGTTTTTCTTGGATGCTCCTGGGGGAACAGGAAAgacctttttgatttcattgctATTAGCAACAATTCGATCAAATAATAACGTTGCATTGGCACTCGCTTCTTCCGGAATTGCGGCTACATTACTGGAAGGCGGTCGCacagcacattctgcattaaagttgccTTTGAATATGCAG
- the LOC129241987 gene encoding uncharacterized protein LOC129241987 — MPKRSDLGRKSRNTRNRAARRNEETAEQRSQHNEQSRQRMDRSRSAHSNEKRETRNNNDRERMRRNRAVQGQQNTNMNQRIRRQRSIVQNLNGAAFAYNNLYDYSLHNSVVIGTMTDVCKHCKALKFQNETDGLCCSGGKVKLPELKLPPEPLRSFVSGTTPLSRHFLDKIQTYNSCFQMTSFGASKIITDNFMPTFKIQGQIYHQVGSLLPFADANYEFLQIYFIGNTEDEIDRRCTIATNARRAIVGELTEFFHAHNLLVRLFKTAMDRMPSDNHKIVIRPDKVPVGEHSRRFNAPTIDDVAIVIVGQDFQKRDIVLHRRTNELTRVSETHRCYDALQYPILFWEGEDGYHFNIKMINPATGAQTNKKVSAMNYYSYRLMIRENEESHILKCRRLFHQFVVDMYAKIETERLNYIKFNQTKLRSEEYIHLRDAVNNDGNVNDIGRMIILPATYTGSPRHMHEYAQDAMAYVRAYGRPDLFITFTCNPQWSEIKDHLFPGQSPIDRHDLTARIFKQKLKSLMDFIVKHRVFGEVRCYMYSVEWQKRGLPHAHILIWLVDKITPDQIDSVISAEIPDQMIDPDLFEVVTKNMIHGPCGALNLNSPCMIDGKCSKRYPRALISDTVTGDDGYPAYRRRSTDANGKSTIIKMRNQNVEVDNRWIVPYCPLLSKTFKAHINVEYCNSVKSIKYICKYVNKGSDMAVFGAVQNDNDEIKKYQMGRYISSNEAIWRIFSFPIHERHPTVVHLAVHLENGQRVYFTPENAALRATSAPITTLTAFFHLCQSDNFARTLLYAEVPQYFTWDKSRITFQRRKQGKPVQGHPNVFSTDALGRIYTVHPNNAECFYLRLLLVNVRGPTSFQALRTINGELCATYREACQKLNLLEDDKHWEDTLAVSAVIASPHQIRTLFSIIIAMCSPSNPLELWNNFKDYMADDILNQMRRATANYELEFNLEIYNEALIRINDICLSMSNKSLVQLGMPAANRPVHDMFNRELEREYHYDCNELNTFVTSNLTKLNDQQQHVYVTIMNNVSHGTGGLFFLDAPGGTGKTFLISLLLATIRSNNNVALALASSGIAATLLEGGRTAHSALKLPLNMQVE, encoded by the exons atgccgAAACGATCTGATCTTGGCCGTAAATCGCGCAATACACGTAATCGTGCTGCAAGGAGAAATGAAGAGACTGCAGAGCAACGAAGTCAGCATAATGAGCAAAGTAGACAACGTATGGACAGATCACGTTCTGCTCATTCGAATGAAAAACGGGAAACACGTAATAATAATGATCGTGAAAGAATGAGACGAAATCGTGCAGTGCAAGGTCAACAAAATACGAACATGAATCAGCGTATTAGGAGACAGAGGTCAATTGTACAAAATCTCAACGGAGCAGCGTTTGCATATAATAATTTGTATGATTATAGTTTGCACAATTCTGTTGTAATTGGAACCATGACTGATGTTTGCAAACATTGTAAGGcactgaaatttcaaaatgaaaCCGATGGTCTTTGTTGTTCCGGTGGAAAAGTTAAACTACCGGAATTAAAACTTCCCCCTGAACCATTACGTTCATTTGTATCGGGAACAACACCATTATCAAGGCATTTTTTGGACAAAATTCAAACGTATAATTCctgttttcaaatgacatcgtTTGGTGCTTCGAAAATAATCACAGATAATTTCATGCCAACATTCAAG ATTCAAGGACAAATTTACCATCAAGTCGGATCTTTATTACCATTCGCGGATGCAAATTAtgagtttttacaaatttattttattggtaaTACCGAAGATGAAATTGATCGACGCTGTACAATTGCCACTAATGCTCGACGAGCAATAGTTGGAGAACTGACAGAATTTTTCCATGCTCATAATTTATTGGTTCGATTGTTCAAAACAGCGATGGATCGAATGCCATCAgacaaccataaaattgtgattCGTCCAGACAAAGTACCTGTAGGCGAACACTCTAGACGATTCAATGCTCCCACTATCGACGATGTTGCAATTGTAATTGTTGGCCAAGATTTTCAAAAGCGTGATATTGTGCTTCATCGTAGAACAAACGAGCTAACACGTGTGTCTGAAACGCATCGTTGCTACGATGCTTTACAATATCCAATATTATTTTGGGAAGGCGAAGATGGCTatcatttcaatataaaaatgatAAACCCAGCTACag gcGCACAAACGAATAAAAAAGTTAGCGCTATGAATTATTATTCATATCGATTAATGATTCGTGAAAATGAAGAATCTCACATTCTGAAATGCAGAAGATTGTTCCACCAATTTGTCGtggatatgtatgcaaaaattgaGACCGAGCGCTTAAACTATATCAAATTCAACCAGACTAAGTTACGGTCCGAGGAATACATTCACTTACGGGATGCAGTGAATAACGATGGAAATGTGAATGACATCGGTAGAATGATCATATTACCAGCAACATATACTGGTAGCCCGCGACACATGCATGAATATGCCCAGGATGCCATGGCGTATGTTCGCGCTTATGGGCGGCCGGATCTGTTTATTACTTTTACATGCAATCCGCAATGGAGTGAAATCAAAGACCATTTATTTCCTGGCCAATCCCCAATTGATCGACACGACCTAACTGCacgtattttcaaacaaaaactaaaatcacTTATGGACTTTATTGTCAAACATAGAGTGTTTGGAGAGGTGCGTTGTTATATGTATTCCGTTGAATGGCAAAAGCGGGGATTACCGCACGCACACATTTTGATTTGGTTGGTTGATAAAATTACACCGGATCAAATTGATAGTGTGATATCAGCTGAAATACCGGATCAAATGATTGATCCAGATTTGTTCGAAGTCGTCACAAAAAATATGATACATGGACCTTGCGGTGCATTGAATCTGAACTCTCCGTGCATGATTGATGGAAAATGTTCGAAGCGATACCCACGAGCATTAATTTCGGATACGGTCACAGGTGACGATGGATATCCGGCATATCGTCGTCGATCAACTGATGCCAATGGTAAATCAACGATAATTAAGATGAGAAATCAAAATGTTGAAGTTGACAATCGTTGGATTGTTCCATATTGTCCATTGTTGTCCAAAACATTCAAAGCGCATATTAACGTGGAATACTGTAATTCcgtaaaatcaattaaatacatttgcaaatatgtaaataaaggaAGCGATATGGCTGTATTCGGTGCAGTCCAAAATGACAACGAcgagattaaaaaatatcaaatgggGCGTTATATAAGCAGTAACGAAGCGATATGGCGAATTTTTTCATTCCCAATCCACGAAAGACATCCAACAGTCGTTCATTTAGCGGTTCACCTTGAAAATGGCCAACGCGTTTATTTTACTCCTGAAAATGCAGCGCTTAGAGCAACAAGTGCACCGATTACAACTTTGACTgccttttttcatttatgtcAATCGGACAattttgcaagaacattgctaTATGCAGAAGTGCCACAATATTTCACATGGGATAAATCCAGGATAACATTTCAAAGGCGAAAACAAGGCAAACCAGTTCAAGGTCATCCTAATGTGTTCTCAACAGATGCATTAGGACGCATTTATACAGTTCATCCAAATAATGCTGAGTGTTTTTACCTGCGATTGTTGTTAGTTAATGTTCGTGGCCCAACATCATTCCAAGCTTTAAGAACAATTAATGGTGAATTGTGCGCTACATATCGTGAAGcatgtcaaaaattaaatttgttggagGATGATAAGCATTGGGAAGATACGCTTGCCGTTTCAGCTGTAATAGCCAGTCCACATCAAATACGAACAttattttcgataataattgcAATGTGCTCCCCATCTAATCCATTGGAATTATGGAATAATTTCAAAGATTATATGGCAGATGATATTTTAAACCAAATGCGTCGAGCTACTGCAAATTATGAGTTGGAATTCAATTTGGAAATTTACAATGAAGCATTGATAAGGATTAACGACATTTGTTTGTCGATGTCAAACAAATCGTTAGTACAATTGGGCATGCCAGCAGCAAATCGTCCAGTGCATGATATGTTCAATCGAGAATTGGAGCGTGAATACCATTATGATTGTAATGAACTAAACACATTTGTAACATCAAATTTAACGAAATTGAATGACCAACAGCAACATGTTTATGTTACAATCATGAATAATGTTAGCCATGGAACTGGTGGATTGTTTTTCTTGGATGCTCCTGGGGGAACAGGAAAgacctttttgatttcattgctATTAGCAACAATTCGATCAAATAATAACGTTGCATTGGCACTCGCTTCTTCCGGAATTGCGGCTACATTACTGGAAGGCGGTCGCacagcacattctgcattaaagttgccTTTGAATATGCAG GTTGAATAG
- the LOC129241988 gene encoding uncharacterized protein LOC129241988: MPKRSDLGRKSRNTRNRAARRNEETAEQRSQHNEQSRQRMDRSRSAHSNEKRETRNNNDRERMRRNRAVQGQQNTNMNQRIRRQRSIVQNLNGAAFAYNNLYDYSLHNSVVIGTMTDVCKHCKALKFQNETDGLCCSGGKVKLPELKLPPEPLRSFVSGTTPLSRHFLDKIQTYNSCFQMTSFGASKIITDNFMPTFKIQGQIYHQVGSLLPFADANYEFLQIYFIGNTEDEIDRRCTIATNARRAIVGELTEFFHAHNLLVRLFKTAMDRMPSDNHKIVIRPDKVPVGEHSRRFNAPTIDDVAIVIVGQDFQKRDIVLHRRTNELTRVSETHRCYDALQYPILFWEGEDGYHFNIKMINPATGAQTNKKVSAMNYYSYRLMIRENEESHILKCRRLFHQFVVDMYAKIETERLNYIKFNQTKLRSEEYIHLRDAVNNDGNVNDIGRMIILPATYTGSPRHMHEYAQDAMAYVRAYGRPDLFITFTCNPQWSEIKDHLFPGQSPIDRHDLTARIFKQKLKSLMDFIVKHRVFGEVRCYMYSVEWQKRGLPHAHILIWLVDKITPDQIDSVISAEIPDQMIDPDLFEVVTKNMIHGPCGALNLNSPCMIDGKCSKRYPRALISDTVTGDDGYPAYRRRSTDANGKSTIIKMRNQNVEVDNRWIVPYCPLLSKTFKAHINVEYCNSVKSIKYICKYVNKGSDMAVFGAVQNDNDEIKKYQMGRYISSNEAIWRIFSFPIHERHPTVVHLAVHLENGQRVYFTPENAALRATSAPITTLTAFFHLCQSDNFARTLLYAEVPQYFTWDKSRITFQRRKQGKPVQGHPNVFSTDALGRIYTVHPNNAECFYLRLLLVNVRGPTSFQALRTINGELCATYREACQKLNLLEDDKHWEDTLAVSAVIASPHQIRTLFSIIIAMCSPSNPLELWNNFKDYMADDILNQMRRATANYELEFNLEIYNEALIRINDICLSMSNKSLVQLGMPAANRPVHDMFNRELEREYHYDCNELNTFVTSNLTKLNDQQQHVYVTIMNNVSHGTGGLFFLDAPGGTGKTFLISLLLATIRSNNNVALALASSGIAATLLEGGRTAHSALKLPLNMQSLIVMRHKVSAT, encoded by the exons atgccgAAACGATCTGATCTTGGCCGTAAATCGCGCAATACACGTAATCGTGCTGCAAGGAGAAATGAAGAGACTGCAGAGCAACGAAGTCAGCATAATGAGCAAAGTAGACAACGTATGGACAGATCACGTTCTGCTCATTCGAATGAAAAACGGGAAACACGTAATAATAATGATCGTGAAAGAATGAGACGAAATCGTGCAGTGCAAGGTCAACAAAATACGAACATGAATCAGCGTATTAGGAGACAGAGGTCAATTGTACAAAATCTCAACGGAGCAGCGTTTGCATATAATAATTTGTATGATTATAGTTTGCACAATTCTGTTGTAATTGGAACCATGACTGATGTTTGCAAACATTGTAAGGcactgaaatttcaaaatgaaaCCGATGGTCTTTGTTGTTCCGGTGGAAAAGTTAAACTACCGGAATTAAAACTTCCCCCTGAACCATTACGTTCATTTGTATCGGGAACAACACCATTATCAAGGCATTTTTTGGACAAAATTCAAACGTATAATTCctgttttcaaatgacatcgtTTGGTGCTTCGAAAATAATCACAGATAATTTCATGCCAACATTCAAG ATTCAAGGACAAATTTACCATCAAGTCGGATCTTTATTACCATTCGCGGATGCAAATTAtgagtttttacaaatttattttattggtaaTACCGAAGATGAAATTGATCGACGCTGTACAATTGCCACTAATGCTCGACGAGCAATAGTTGGAGAACTGACAGAATTTTTCCATGCTCATAATTTATTGGTTCGATTGTTCAAAACAGCGATGGATCGAATGCCATCAgacaaccataaaattgtgattCGTCCAGACAAAGTACCTGTAGGCGAACACTCTAGACGATTCAATGCTCCCACTATCGACGATGTTGCAATTGTAATTGTTGGCCAAGATTTTCAAAAGCGTGATATTGTGCTTCATCGTAGAACAAACGAGCTAACACGTGTGTCTGAAACGCATCGTTGCTACGATGCTTTACAATATCCAATATTATTTTGGGAAGGCGAAGATGGCTatcatttcaatataaaaatgatAAACCCAGCTACag gcGCACAAACGAATAAAAAAGTTAGCGCTATGAATTATTATTCATATCGATTAATGATTCGTGAAAATGAAGAATCTCACATTCTGAAATGCAGAAGATTGTTCCACCAATTTGTCGtggatatgtatgcaaaaattgaGACCGAGCGCTTAAACTATATCAAATTCAACCAGACTAAGTTACGGTCCGAGGAATACATTCACTTACGGGATGCAGTGAATAACGATGGAAATGTGAATGACATCGGTAGAATGATCATATTACCAGCAACATATACTGGTAGCCCGCGACACATGCATGAATATGCACAGGATGCCATGGCGTATGTTCGCGCTTATGGGCGGCCGGATCTGTTTATTACTTTTACATGCAATCCGCAATGGAGTGAAATCAAAGACCATTTATTTCCTGGCCAATCCCCAATTGATCGACACGACCTAACTGCacgtattttcaaacaaaaactaaaatcacTTATGGACTTTATTGTCAAACATAGAGTGTTTGGAGAGGTGCGTTGTTATATGTATTCCGTTGAATGGCAAAAGCGGGGATTACCGCACGCACACATTTTGATTTGGTTGGTTGATAAAATTACACCGGATCAAATTGATAGTGTGATATCAGCTGAAATACCGGATCAAATGATTGATCCAGATTTGTTCGAAGTCGTCACAAAAAATATGATACATGGACCTTGCGGTGCATTGAATCTGAACTCTCCGTGCATGATTGATGGAAAATGTTCGAAGCGATACCCACGAGCATTAATTTCGGATACGGTCACAGGTGACGATGGATATCCGGCATATCGTCGTCGATCAACTGATGCCAATGGTAAATCAACGATAATTAAGATGAGAAATCAAAATGTTGAAGTTGACAATCGTTGGATTGTTCCATATTGTCCATTGTTGTCCAAAACATTCAAAGCGCATATTAACGTGGAATACTGTAATTCcgtaaaatcaattaaatacatttgcaaatatgtaaataaaggaAGCGATATGGCTGTATTCGGTGCAGTCCAAAATGACAACGAcgagattaaaaaatatcaaatgggGCGTTATATAAGCAGTAACGAAGCGATATGGCGAATTTTTTCATTCCCAATCCACGAAAGACATCCAACAGTCGTTCATTTAGCGGTTCACCTTGAAAATGGCCAACGCGTTTATTTTACTCCTGAAAATGCAGCGCTTAGAGCAACAAGTGCACCGATTACAACTTTGACTgccttttttcatttatgtcAATCGGACAattttgcaagaacattgctaTATGCAGAAGTGCCACAATATTTCACATGGGATAAATCCAGGATAACATTTCAAAGGCGAAAACAAGGCAAACCAGTTCAAGGTCATCCTAATGTGTTCTCAACAGATGCATTAGGACGCATTTATACAGTTCATCCAAATAATGCTGAGTGTTTTTACCTGCGATTGTTGTTAGTTAATGTTCGTGGCCCAACATCATTCCAAGCTTTAAGAACAATTAATGGTGAATTGTGCGCTACATATCGTGAAGcatgtcaaaaattaaatttgttggagGATGATAAGCATTGGGAAGATACGCTTGCCGTTTCAGCTGTAATAGCCAGTCCACATCAAATACGAACAttattttcgataataattgcAATGTGCTCCCCATCTAATCCATTGGAATTATGGAATAATTTCAAAGATTATATGGCAGATGATATTTTAAACCAAATGCGTCGAGCTACTGCAAATTATGAGTTGGAATTCAATTTGGAAATTTACAATGAAGCATTGATAAGGATTAACGACATTTGTTTGTCGATGTCAAACAAATCGTTAGTACAATTGGGCATGCCAGCAGCAAATCGTCCAGTGCATGATATGTTCAATCGAGAATTGGAGCGTGAATACCATTATGATTGTAATGAACTAAACACATTTGTAACATCAAATTTAACGAAATTGAATGACCAACAGCAACATGTTTATGTTACAATCATGAATAATGTTAGCCATGGAACTGGTGGATTGTTTTTCTTGGATGCTCCTGGGGGAACAGGAAAgacctttttgatttcattgctATTAGCAACAATTCGATCAAATAATAACGTTGCATTGGCACTCGCTTCTTCCGGAATTGCGGCTACATTACTGGAAGGCGGTCGCacagcacattctgcattaaagttgccTTTGAATATGCAG